In a genomic window of Nostoc sp. UHCC 0870:
- a CDS encoding caspase family protein, with amino-acid sequence MTSIKRRQFLQFAGSALATLGINQGHIMRQGDRSRQVLAQTTRRKLALLVGINDYSNSISPLFGCVNDVLMQQELLTYRFGFNRQDILMLTDKQATRQNILTAFEEHLIKQAQPGDVVVFHFSGHGSRVQDPDRDRPDGLNSTFIPVDGDLPLGYPHQGGTVQHIMGHTLFLLMSALKTENVTVVLDSCHSGGGTRGIFRVRSVDGSKLLQPSQIELDYQRQWLERLGMSSQDFIQKRRQNIAKGVVIASARREQLAVDFPFNDFSAGAFSYVFTQYLWQRTQNESASKAIFNVRQSTNNLAREKGILQDPQFESHLTPENTNAPIYFTPQQALPAEAVITQVKGNEVELWLGGLNPSSLEAFTNDPYFVALDPTGSQRGLVRLKSRQGLVGKGILQTNTRQGETIQQGTLLQERIRSIPVNLTLKIGIDQSLDSNTAQQARESLQRLQRIEPKSVGQEDLQYILGRMTEARYKELPSKKVSPLPEVGSFGLFLPSLEQIVVNSFGKADESVSAAVQRLQPKLKSLLAARIVKQVLGNTNSSRINVTASMNLADNQKLIGETFTPRGSKNNINQQTKTPVSFDAGIPQLPVGSEVAFEVENKESRPLYVTVLVIDASGNMSVIFPFDWSATDKAMLIQPSQKRVIPQVEDGFKLTIVEPIGISEALIIASTTPLSSSLQALQKIADSRGLRNQRSPIPVSDDILGFTNNLLDDLNTGTRGDRNSSSLPLPAGVRGIDTEKLAAMAIAFQVIR; translated from the coding sequence ATGACATCCATCAAACGCCGTCAATTTTTGCAATTTGCTGGTTCTGCGTTGGCAACACTGGGTATCAATCAGGGTCATATTATGCGGCAGGGCGATCGCTCTCGTCAAGTCCTCGCCCAAACTACACGCCGCAAATTAGCTCTATTGGTGGGTATTAATGATTACAGTAATAGTATTTCGCCTTTATTCGGCTGTGTCAATGATGTGCTGATGCAGCAAGAGTTATTGACTTATCGCTTTGGTTTTAACCGCCAAGATATACTGATGTTGACAGATAAACAAGCTACACGTCAAAATATCCTCACGGCGTTTGAAGAACATTTAATTAAACAAGCACAACCAGGTGATGTGGTAGTGTTTCACTTCTCTGGTCATGGTTCACGAGTACAAGATCCTGACCGCGATCGCCCAGATGGACTTAATAGTACATTTATTCCTGTAGATGGCGACTTACCACTAGGATACCCTCACCAGGGCGGGACTGTGCAACACATTATGGGTCACACGCTGTTTTTACTCATGTCTGCATTAAAAACGGAAAATGTCACCGTTGTTTTAGATAGCTGTCATTCTGGTGGTGGTACGCGGGGAATATTCCGGGTGCGCTCTGTTGACGGTAGTAAACTTCTCCAGCCTAGTCAAATAGAACTGGATTATCAGCGTCAGTGGTTGGAAAGATTGGGGATGTCATCTCAAGATTTTATCCAAAAACGCCGACAAAACATAGCTAAGGGAGTAGTCATTGCCAGTGCTAGACGTGAACAATTAGCAGTTGATTTTCCTTTTAATGATTTTAGTGCAGGTGCATTTAGCTATGTATTTACTCAGTATCTTTGGCAACGTACTCAGAATGAATCTGCCAGTAAAGCAATTTTCAATGTGCGTCAAAGTACGAACAATTTAGCTAGGGAAAAAGGGATTCTGCAAGACCCACAATTTGAATCTCATCTGACTCCAGAAAATACTAACGCACCGATATACTTCACACCACAGCAAGCACTTCCGGCTGAGGCGGTGATTACTCAAGTCAAGGGTAATGAAGTAGAATTATGGCTAGGTGGGCTAAACCCAAGCAGTTTAGAAGCTTTTACTAACGATCCCTATTTTGTGGCTTTAGATCCTACGGGTAGTCAAAGAGGATTAGTTAGGTTAAAGTCTCGTCAAGGATTAGTTGGTAAAGGTATTCTGCAAACAAATACCCGACAGGGAGAAACAATACAACAAGGAACTTTATTACAAGAACGTATCCGTAGTATTCCTGTTAATCTCACTTTAAAAATTGGTATTGATCAATCTCTGGATAGTAACACTGCTCAACAAGCAAGAGAATCTCTACAAAGATTACAGCGTATTGAACCCAAATCTGTAGGACAGGAAGATTTACAGTATATCTTGGGGCGAATGACTGAAGCTAGGTATAAAGAGTTACCAAGCAAGAAAGTTTCTCCTTTGCCAGAAGTAGGCAGTTTTGGTTTATTTTTGCCCAGTCTAGAGCAAATTGTTGTAAATAGTTTTGGTAAAGCCGATGAAAGTGTCAGTGCGGCTGTGCAACGTTTGCAACCCAAGTTAAAATCCTTGTTAGCCGCCAGAATTGTCAAACAAGTTTTAGGTAACACCAATTCATCCAGAATTAATGTTACTGCCTCTATGAATTTGGCTGATAATCAAAAATTAATTGGTGAGACTTTTACCCCTCGTGGTAGTAAAAACAACATTAACCAACAGACAAAAACACCAGTTTCTTTTGATGCTGGTATACCACAATTACCTGTAGGTTCTGAGGTGGCTTTTGAGGTGGAAAATAAGGAATCTCGTCCACTGTACGTCACCGTTTTAGTTATAGATGCAAGCGGTAATATGAGCGTAATTTTCCCCTTTGATTGGTCGGCTACGGATAAAGCTATGTTAATACAGCCGTCACAAAAGCGGGTAATTCCTCAAGTTGAGGATGGATTTAAACTCACTATTGTTGAACCTATTGGTATTTCCGAAGCACTAATTATTGCTAGTACAACCCCTCTGAGCAGTTCATTGCAAGCATTACAAAAAATTGCCGACTCTAGAGGACTGAGAAATCAACGTAGTCCCATCCCTGTTTCTGATGATATTTTGGGTTTCACTAATAATTTACTAGATGACCTGAATACAGGTACTCGTGGCGATCGCAATTCTTCATCTCTACCACTACCAGCCGGAGTACGCGGTATTGACACTGAAAAACTAGCAGCAATGGCGATCGCTTTTCAAGTCATCCGTTGA
- a CDS encoding Crp/Fnr family transcriptional regulator, protein MVSLKSSFIDSASQNTKLLFTRKSHLPEYQNSLWQIDTGFVRTVTYLENGTTVALGLWGSGDIVGRTLSKLEPYQMECLTKVEARIIPLEESTYSTETLLAHIQQAEELMVIRSYKKVETMLLKLLAWLSQRFGLEVEKGRLIDMRLTHEDLADMIGSTRVTVTRILGQFEQEGLIDRRSLNRIILREEDIWYYEI, encoded by the coding sequence GTGGTGTCATTAAAATCAAGCTTCATTGACTCAGCTAGTCAAAATACCAAGCTGTTATTCACACGAAAGTCACATTTGCCAGAGTATCAAAATAGCCTTTGGCAGATTGACACAGGTTTCGTCAGAACTGTTACTTATCTGGAGAATGGTACAACTGTAGCATTGGGATTGTGGGGTTCTGGCGATATTGTTGGTAGAACCTTGTCAAAATTAGAACCTTATCAGATGGAGTGTTTGACAAAGGTTGAAGCCAGAATCATACCCCTAGAAGAATCGACTTATTCTACAGAAACTCTACTGGCTCACATTCAACAGGCTGAAGAGTTAATGGTCATTCGGAGCTATAAAAAAGTAGAAACCATGCTGCTGAAGCTTTTGGCTTGGTTATCTCAAAGGTTTGGCTTAGAAGTAGAGAAGGGACGTTTAATCGATATGCGTCTGACTCACGAAGATTTGGCGGATATGATAGGTTCGACACGGGTGACTGTAACACGCATCTTGGGACAATTTGAGCAGGAAGGTTTGATTGACAGGCGATCGCTCAATAGGATAATTCTGAGAGAAGAAGATATTTGGTACTACGAGATTTAA
- a CDS encoding ABC transporter substrate-binding protein — translation MKRNLAHKVVLLSTCALLITACGTNSASNSPNNTSDSTNTSNTVPIGIAVAQTSNVALLGQEQVAGAKIAEKYFNEKGGINGTPIKLVFQDTAGDEAGAINAFQTLINKDKVVGIVGPTLSQQAFSANPVAERAKVPVVGPSNTANGIPEIGDYVARVSVPVSIVAPNAVKAALKQNPNIKKVAVFFAQNDAFSKSETEIFQKTVKDQGLELVTVQKFQTTDTDFQSQATNAINLKPDLAIISGLAADGGNLVRQLRELGYKGLIIGGNGMNTSNVFSVCKAFCDGVLIAQAYSPEHPGEINATFRQAYVDQFKKEPPQFSAQAFAAVQVYVDALKALDNKSKVNKLQLPQLRTELNKQILAGKYNTPLGEISFTPIGEVVQKDFYVAQIKMEKDGTQGKFAFLK, via the coding sequence ATGAAAAGAAATTTAGCTCACAAAGTAGTATTATTATCTACCTGCGCTCTATTAATCACAGCCTGTGGAACTAATTCAGCCAGTAATTCCCCAAATAATACTTCTGACAGCACAAATACATCTAATACAGTTCCCATCGGTATTGCTGTTGCTCAAACTAGCAATGTAGCGTTGCTAGGTCAAGAACAAGTCGCTGGAGCGAAAATTGCAGAAAAGTATTTTAATGAAAAAGGTGGCATCAACGGTACACCCATTAAATTAGTATTTCAAGATACTGCTGGTGATGAAGCTGGTGCAATTAATGCTTTTCAAACTTTAATTAATAAAGATAAAGTTGTTGGTATTGTCGGCCCTACTTTGTCTCAGCAAGCCTTTAGTGCTAACCCTGTAGCCGAACGTGCGAAAGTGCCAGTAGTAGGGCCATCAAATACAGCTAATGGAATACCAGAAATTGGTGATTATGTGGCGCGTGTCTCTGTACCAGTTTCTATTGTTGCTCCTAATGCTGTGAAAGCTGCACTCAAACAAAATCCTAACATTAAAAAAGTAGCAGTTTTCTTTGCACAAAATGACGCTTTTAGCAAATCAGAAACAGAAATTTTTCAAAAAACTGTTAAAGACCAAGGCTTAGAATTAGTCACAGTGCAGAAGTTTCAAACAACTGATACTGACTTTCAAAGCCAAGCGACAAATGCCATTAATTTAAAACCAGATTTAGCGATTATTTCGGGTTTAGCCGCAGATGGTGGTAACTTAGTTAGACAGCTTAGAGAACTGGGTTACAAAGGCTTAATTATCGGCGGTAATGGAATGAATACATCAAATGTATTCTCAGTTTGTAAAGCTTTTTGTGATGGTGTATTAATAGCTCAAGCCTATAGTCCAGAACATCCTGGCGAAATTAATGCCACTTTTCGCCAGGCTTACGTAGACCAATTTAAGAAAGAACCTCCCCAATTTAGCGCACAAGCTTTTGCTGCTGTACAGGTGTATGTAGATGCGCTCAAAGCATTAGATAATAAAAGCAAAGTTAATAAATTACAGTTGCCACAATTGCGAACAGAATTGAATAAGCAAATACTGGCTGGTAAATACAATACACCATTAGGAGAAATTAGTTTTACACCTATAGGTGAAGTTGTGCAGAAAGATTTTTATGTAGCACAAATTAAAATGGAAAAAGATGGTACTCAGGGTAAATTTGCGTTTTTGAAATAG
- a CDS encoding branched-chain amino acid ABC transporter permease, whose protein sequence is MDFSLFLQQLLNGLSIGSVYAIFALGYTLVYSILGIINLAHGAIFTLGAYFTYALMGGTFGFNGLLANATLPINLPFAIALIIGSSLAGLVGVAMERIAFQPLRRKGSDPLLTVVSSLGVAVVIVNLIQYLVGAESYTFPANTFGNLPPAINFGSVVKPIPIRSVQLIIFVVSVVIVAILTYFINRTKYGKAMQAIAEDATTASLLGIDSDRFIVLTFFISSFLAGLAGTLVASSVSIAGPYFGIAFGLRGLAVIVLGGLGSIPGAVLGGLLIGVVEALVPSELSGYKDAVAFGILFVMLLVRPQGLLGRRFIQKV, encoded by the coding sequence ATGGATTTTAGTTTGTTTCTTCAACAGTTATTAAACGGTTTATCTATTGGCAGTGTTTATGCAATTTTTGCTTTGGGTTATACATTGGTTTATTCCATTTTGGGAATTATCAACTTAGCTCATGGGGCAATTTTTACTCTGGGTGCATATTTTACCTATGCGCTAATGGGGGGTACTTTTGGATTTAATGGCTTGTTGGCTAATGCGACGCTACCGATAAATTTACCATTTGCGATCGCTTTAATTATTGGCAGTAGTTTGGCTGGGTTGGTTGGGGTCGCTATGGAACGTATTGCTTTTCAACCTTTGCGGCGTAAAGGCTCTGACCCTTTGCTCACAGTAGTCTCTAGCTTGGGGGTAGCAGTCGTAATTGTAAATTTAATTCAATATTTAGTCGGTGCAGAAAGTTATACATTTCCCGCTAATACTTTTGGGAATTTACCACCAGCGATTAATTTTGGTAGTGTAGTCAAACCGATTCCTATTCGTAGTGTGCAGTTGATTATTTTTGTGGTATCGGTGGTAATTGTGGCTATCCTCACCTACTTTATTAATCGTACTAAATACGGTAAAGCGATGCAGGCGATTGCAGAAGATGCAACTACTGCTAGTTTATTGGGTATTGATAGCGATCGCTTTATTGTCTTAACATTCTTTATCAGCAGCTTTCTCGCTGGTTTAGCCGGAACTTTGGTAGCCTCTAGCGTGAGTATAGCAGGCCCTTATTTTGGTATCGCCTTCGGGTTGCGGGGTTTGGCGGTGATTGTTTTGGGTGGTTTAGGAAGTATTCCCGGTGCTGTGCTAGGAGGTTTACTCATTGGCGTAGTTGAAGCACTTGTTCCATCTGAATTGTCTGGCTATAAAGACGCTGTAGCTTTTGGCATTTTATTTGTCATGCTATTAGTAAGACCACAAGGTTTGCTAGGTCGTCGGTTTATCCAAAAAGTGTAA
- a CDS encoding Uma2 family endonuclease produces MTTFTKPKLTFDQFLDQCPEEGFYELVDGEIVEVRSTRNHDDVADFAADSFKDEIKRLNLNYVVKNTAVFRTITAKGIEQGRKPDVSVIDRDVWRSNRSAYAALEQPIQLAVEVTSTNWEDDYIDKLDEYQRLGIQEYWIVDYLAIGDRKYLGQPKEPTVFVFLLNADGKYELTAFKGSDLIISRTFPELKLTAAQILTA; encoded by the coding sequence ATGACAACATTTACAAAACCAAAATTAACCTTTGATCAGTTTCTTGATCAATGTCCAGAGGAAGGCTTTTATGAACTTGTTGATGGGGAAATAGTAGAAGTGCGTTCAACCAGAAATCATGATGATGTCGCTGACTTTGCGGCTGACTCTTTCAAAGATGAAATTAAACGTCTTAATCTAAATTATGTAGTCAAAAACACAGCAGTTTTTAGAACTATAACGGCGAAAGGAATAGAACAAGGTCGTAAGCCTGATGTGAGTGTCATAGATAGAGATGTATGGCGATCAAACCGTTCTGCTTATGCTGCACTTGAGCAACCTATTCAGTTAGCTGTAGAGGTGACATCAACTAATTGGGAAGATGACTATATTGATAAATTGGATGAATATCAAAGATTAGGGATTCAAGAATATTGGATTGTTGATTATTTAGCAATTGGTGACAGAAAATATTTAGGGCAACCTAAAGAGCCAACAGTATTTGTATTTCTATTAAATGCTGATGGAAAATATGAGCTTACCGCTTTTAAAGGTTCTGATTTGATCATTTCACGAACTTTTCCAGAACTGAAGCTGACAGCAGCACAAATATTAACAGCTTAA
- a CDS encoding branched-chain amino acid ABC transporter permease gives MAEFFSTYGSLIVSMVLGALLGLSLYLPLMAGQLSLASPGFYALGGYIAAILSTKVFTSSSDLFPIPLLLLEMLIAGAISGLLGIVVGIPALRLRGIYLAIATIAFVEVLRVLSLNLEITGGAVGIFSIPQPFPTQIEYLWIALPLLLISMVLFYRLERVRVGRAFTAIREDELAAGAMGINPTYYKVLAFTLGAILAGVMGAISAHFLNTWNARQGTFDASIIYLTFVLIGGSRTFLGSVVGGMVFTALPEVLRGLADTGGLPNWLGQFLRDGRLIIFGLLIVIGTIFFPQGLITPDIFKIGKAKNR, from the coding sequence ATGGCTGAATTTTTCTCTACCTATGGTTCACTGATTGTGTCGATGGTCTTGGGCGCATTACTTGGACTATCATTATATTTACCATTAATGGCTGGACAATTATCTTTAGCTAGCCCTGGATTTTATGCTTTAGGTGGTTATATTGCGGCGATTTTATCAACCAAAGTTTTTACATCTAGTAGTGATTTATTCCCTATTCCTTTATTATTATTAGAGATGTTAATTGCGGGGGCAATTTCTGGCTTATTGGGTATAGTTGTAGGTATTCCAGCCTTAAGATTGCGGGGAATTTATCTAGCGATCGCTACGATTGCGTTTGTGGAAGTTCTGCGCGTTCTTTCCCTTAATTTAGAAATTACAGGCGGTGCGGTGGGAATTTTTTCTATCCCTCAACCTTTCCCCACTCAAATTGAATATTTATGGATTGCTTTACCATTACTCTTAATTAGTATGGTGCTATTTTATCGTTTAGAACGGGTACGCGTTGGCAGAGCTTTTACTGCTATCCGTGAAGATGAATTAGCAGCAGGAGCAATGGGAATCAACCCCACTTATTATAAAGTTTTAGCTTTTACTTTGGGGGCAATTTTAGCGGGAGTTATGGGTGCAATTAGCGCACACTTTCTTAATACTTGGAATGCACGACAAGGTACATTTGACGCTAGTATTATTTACTTGACTTTCGTGTTAATTGGTGGTTCGCGAACTTTTTTAGGTTCAGTGGTAGGTGGTATGGTATTTACAGCTTTACCAGAGGTTTTACGCGGTTTAGCTGATACGGGTGGTTTACCTAATTGGTTAGGGCAATTTCTCCGGGATGGAAGATTAATTATTTTTGGTTTATTAATAGTAATAGGTACTATTTTCTTTCCCCAAGGTTTGATAACTCCTGATATTTT